Proteins encoded together in one Flavobacteriales bacterium window:
- the yaaA gene encoding peroxide stress protein YaaA yields MLVLLSPAKDLAKETPVAKGASQPALLEHAVPLVNKLRTFSAKKLADLMDLSPALGELNRQRYERWSTPFTSSNARPAVFTFNGEVYRGLDARTLASADLDFAQHHLRILSGLYGVLRPLDLMQDYRLMMGTPFGMGKAKDLYAYWGDRIADTLKADLKRSGSTTMVNLASAEYSRAARLRTLGARVITPEFKDKAPGGYKSLQVYVKFQRGALARYILQHRILDAERIKAYDGDGYRFSAADSTPTTWVFLRDKRPPLVSRKLAGGRVR; encoded by the coding sequence ATGCTCGTGCTGCTTTCGCCCGCCAAGGACCTCGCCAAGGAGACACCTGTCGCCAAAGGTGCCAGCCAACCCGCCCTGCTGGAGCACGCCGTGCCCCTGGTGAACAAGTTGCGCACGTTCAGCGCGAAGAAGCTCGCCGACCTCATGGACCTGAGCCCGGCGCTCGGTGAACTGAACCGCCAGCGGTACGAGCGATGGTCCACACCCTTCACGTCCTCGAACGCGCGGCCGGCCGTGTTCACCTTCAACGGCGAGGTGTATCGCGGCCTTGATGCACGTACGCTCGCTTCCGCGGACCTCGACTTCGCCCAGCATCACCTGCGCATCCTCAGCGGCCTCTATGGGGTGCTGCGGCCGTTGGACCTCATGCAGGACTACCGCCTGATGATGGGCACGCCGTTCGGCATGGGCAAGGCCAAGGACCTGTATGCCTACTGGGGCGACCGCATCGCGGATACGCTCAAGGCCGACCTGAAGCGGTCCGGGTCGACCACGATGGTGAACCTGGCCTCCGCTGAATACAGCAGGGCCGCCCGGCTCCGCACGCTCGGGGCGCGGGTGATCACCCCCGAGTTCAAGGACAAGGCACCGGGCGGGTACAAGTCCCTGCAGGTGTACGTGAAGTTCCAACGCGGCGCCTTGGCGCGGTATATCCTGCAGCACCGGATCCTGGACGCCGAACGGATCAAGGCCTATGACGGCGACGGGTATCGCTTCTCCGCCGCGGACAGCACGCCGACGACGTGGGTGTTCCTGCGGGACAAGCGACCGCCGTTGGTGTCGAGGAAGCTCGCGGGCGGCCGGGTGCGATAG
- a CDS encoding sigma-70 family RNA polymerase sigma factor — protein sequence MSDTKQTAFMQAYKDCHGPFLRYCSAIAYGRMDVQDLVQDVLLSAYQQFDRIERKDQLLHYLVRAARNRAASAWRLGRRSADLCERQTARLQERGATPEQLLDVQLLYKALDRLPEQQREALVLFEVSGLSMAEIAVIQNCAEGAVKTRVSRARAALRGRLEGRSKLPVAATLHLFILLLP from the coding sequence ATGAGCGACACGAAGCAGACCGCCTTCATGCAGGCCTACAAGGACTGCCACGGTCCCTTCCTGCGCTACTGCTCGGCCATCGCCTATGGCCGGATGGATGTGCAGGACCTGGTGCAGGACGTGTTGCTGTCCGCCTATCAGCAGTTCGACCGGATCGAACGGAAGGACCAGCTGCTGCACTACCTGGTGCGTGCGGCGCGTAACCGGGCGGCAAGCGCCTGGCGGCTCGGGCGACGTTCCGCGGACCTGTGCGAACGGCAGACCGCACGCTTGCAGGAACGGGGCGCCACGCCCGAGCAGCTGCTCGACGTGCAACTGCTGTACAAGGCCCTGGACCGCCTGCCCGAGCAACAGCGCGAGGCCTTGGTCCTGTTCGAGGTCTCCGGCCTGAGCATGGCGGAGATCGCGGTGATCCAGAACTGCGCCGAGGGCGCAGTGAAGACGCGGGTGAGCCGGGCCCGGGCCGCGCTGCGCGGTCGGTTGGAAGGACGTTCGAAACTGCCCGTGGCCGCCACCCTTCACCTGTTCATCCTTCTGCTGCCATGA
- a CDS encoding DUF2807 domain-containing protein gives MNAHTDDGIDLRPLRELPEEMSLDQVERFIIALPPIPPPGSWSGGSFFNLNSILMSTAGLLLIGLSIHLFTSGSTASITPSASAELAAPATVFEAPATVLPPQAKPQQQPSPAPTTAAPPASPTAAATSAPAPASPAAASGEGMAPASPAAASGEGMAPALAPAPLDPVVVVAEPSKEGDGRRYDLSGFTAVQVRGSMDVVVERGPFEVMADGEEDTLDRIEVSMEGSVLRIANSHTPTKNRNCNSPGAHIRVRMPEVSALEVYGSGGITAEAMTANGPLRLLLLGSGSLVMGSALAVASLTVDLAGSGDVLCGKMDVGGTTEVKLSGSGDVVLEGRTTKLSIDLAGSGDVDASGLESSGTTATLVGSGDIMLGRTGPLEQRITGSGRIEVHGSLGGHAPQGEGSRSY, from the coding sequence ATGAACGCCCACACCGACGACGGCATCGACCTGCGCCCGCTGCGCGAGCTGCCCGAGGAGATGAGCCTCGACCAGGTGGAGCGCTTCATCATCGCCCTGCCCCCCATCCCACCGCCCGGCTCCTGGTCCGGTGGTTCATTCTTCAACCTCAACTCCATCCTCATGAGCACTGCTGGCCTCCTCCTCATCGGACTGAGCATCCACCTGTTCACCAGCGGCAGCACGGCCTCCATTACGCCATCGGCTTCCGCGGAGCTCGCGGCACCGGCCACGGTGTTCGAGGCCCCCGCGACCGTACTGCCGCCGCAGGCCAAGCCCCAGCAACAGCCCAGCCCGGCCCCGACCACGGCCGCACCGCCTGCTTCGCCTACGGCAGCGGCCACATCGGCCCCTGCCCCTGCCTCGCCTGCCGCAGCCTCCGGCGAAGGCATGGCTCCTGCCTCGCCTGCCGCAGCCTCCGGCGAAGGCATGGCTCCTGCCCTTGCCCCTGCTCCCCTGGACCCGGTGGTCGTGGTGGCCGAACCCTCCAAAGAGGGGGATGGCCGCCGCTACGACCTGAGCGGGTTCACCGCGGTGCAGGTCCGCGGCAGCATGGATGTCGTGGTGGAGCGAGGACCCTTCGAAGTGATGGCCGATGGCGAGGAGGACACCCTGGACCGCATCGAGGTATCCATGGAAGGATCGGTACTGCGGATCGCCAACAGCCACACACCCACCAAGAACCGCAACTGCAATTCGCCAGGTGCGCATATACGGGTGCGGATGCCAGAGGTGTCGGCCCTGGAGGTGTACGGTTCGGGAGGGATCACCGCCGAAGCGATGACCGCCAACGGACCCCTGCGCTTGCTGCTTCTGGGTTCCGGCAGCCTGGTGATGGGCTCGGCCCTGGCGGTCGCTTCGCTGACGGTGGACCTGGCCGGCTCGGGCGATGTGCTGTGCGGGAAGATGGACGTGGGCGGAACCACCGAGGTGAAGCTGAGCGGCAGCGGCGATGTGGTGCTGGAAGGTCGGACGACGAAGCTCTCGATCGACCTGGCCGGTTCCGGCGACGTGGACGCCTCCGGCCTCGAGAGCTCTGGCACCACCGCCACGCTCGTGGGTTCGGGCGACATCATGCTGGGCCGCACCGGCCCCTTGGAGCAGCGGATCACCGGCTCCGGAAGGATCGAAGTGCACGGGAGCCTTGGCGGCCATGCGCCACAAGGGGAAGGTTCACGGTCCTACTAG
- a CDS encoding PKD domain-containing protein, with protein MRVLKARAALVASLVTASTPALATHISGGEIFYECLGNNQYEVTLIIYRDCFGVQLNNDVDLEFDSPCGDFTLTLQTPNPVELSQLCDLELPNSTCNGGTLPGIEQYTYTTVVTLPPCDHWTMSWIGRNRNAAVANLVDPDDEAMYIATTLDNTVDACDNSPVLTNIASPYVCLNYPVTYSYGGYDPDGDSLSYALVDALDEFGQPIAYIAPYTGNQPISGLTIDPVTGLLSFTPMLAGNWVVVVEVSEWDSLGNLIGTVMRDMQFIAYPCMNVPPDPATGSIGGFTGTAVQTGPNSVEVCESGSFCMTFAITDINAANVLEATTNLQQNLPGATFTYTGTNPITCTVCWNGQPGTSGFFPFIVQVNDGACPIPAVQTYVYAITVLPGMAITVDAVDESCAGAQDGQVAVSITAGTGPFQYIWASLPDTTPTIQVGAGTYAVTVTDANGCVSQPSTAVVNAQAQPNQANAGPDLLGCLDELPITLTGTVTNATGGIWSGGQGAFGGTGLNVTYQPTAAELSAGGVDLLLTTTGNPLCAADVDTVHVVLSDDLLNAGASGTDALCHATATGSASFQPVLPGMSFVWNAPGAPTTPQASGLPAGTYAITVTDAAGCDTTLSVTIGQPAALALGALSVVDEPCAGQGGGSISATVNGGTAPYTYAWSQGATTPTVNVGAGTYTVMITDANGCAPVSGTATVNATTQPNLADAGPDVVGCLNELPVTLTGTVTNATGGTWSGGTGTWLGNGLTATYMPSAAEVQQGGTALFLTTTGNPGCPSDVDTAVVIISKSFLNAGINGTPTSCHDGANGTALFTPNDTSFNYLWNDPAAQATNPATGLSAGPYVVVVTDALGCDTTMSITIAEPAPLQASLTQSGDPLCAGGANGWATVSASGGTPGYTYQWDAASGNQVGPTASGLGAGTFGVTATDANGCTVQLSAQLSAPPPIQLSAQAPDTVCVNVPVPLTAQTLGGTGNLLVSWSGIGTGTQLTHAFSNSQNVVVTVVDANGCSGPTVTLSVTVLDLSDAQLVTTGPGTVCPGDTVQVTAQVMGYPSSVQLFWPQLGVSGPGPHTVVVNADMVLTTTAMDQCGNTLQAVLPIQVDEPPVFTLPPVFAEGCAPLTVQFPDTLVSGNLTYLWTFGDGTSSAAPAPVHTFQAGSFAVSLTVTTALGCSSTAPAPGLVIAHAPPTAAFTASTTSTDIDNALIHFTDGSTGAINSYAWDFDDGVTSDQQDVSHQFLDVGLFTVALVVMDVQGCSDTAWVTVEVTPDHDVVIPTGFTPNPGGGSGGGYDPNDLSNDVFYPFARFVEDFRMRIYNRWGELIFESLDIQRGWDGYYRGQLSPQDVYVYQVWLRFVDGKERQLVGDITLFR; from the coding sequence ATGCGGGTTCTGAAGGCACGGGCCGCTCTGGTGGCGTCCCTGGTGACCGCGTCCACGCCTGCGCTCGCCACGCACATCAGCGGCGGCGAGATCTTCTACGAGTGCCTCGGCAACAACCAGTACGAGGTGACCCTGATCATCTATCGGGATTGCTTCGGGGTACAGCTCAACAACGACGTCGACCTCGAATTCGACAGCCCCTGCGGCGACTTCACTCTGACGTTACAGACCCCGAACCCCGTTGAGCTGTCCCAGCTCTGCGACCTCGAGCTGCCGAACAGCACCTGCAACGGCGGCACGCTGCCGGGCATCGAGCAGTACACCTACACCACGGTGGTGACGCTGCCGCCATGCGACCACTGGACGATGAGCTGGATCGGCCGCAACCGCAATGCGGCGGTGGCCAACCTCGTGGACCCCGACGATGAGGCGATGTACATCGCCACCACCTTGGACAACACGGTGGACGCCTGCGACAACAGTCCGGTGCTCACCAACATCGCCAGCCCGTATGTCTGCCTCAACTACCCGGTGACCTACAGCTACGGCGGTTACGATCCGGACGGAGACTCGCTCAGCTACGCGCTCGTGGATGCGTTGGACGAGTTCGGCCAGCCCATCGCCTACATCGCCCCGTACACCGGGAACCAGCCCATCAGCGGGCTCACGATCGACCCGGTGACGGGCCTGTTGAGCTTCACGCCGATGCTCGCCGGCAATTGGGTGGTGGTGGTGGAGGTGAGCGAATGGGACTCCTTGGGCAACCTCATCGGCACGGTGATGCGCGACATGCAGTTCATCGCCTACCCCTGCATGAACGTTCCGCCGGACCCGGCCACTGGCAGCATCGGCGGATTCACCGGCACCGCCGTGCAAACGGGTCCGAACAGTGTGGAGGTGTGCGAATCCGGGTCGTTCTGCATGACGTTCGCCATCACCGACATCAACGCCGCGAACGTGCTGGAGGCCACCACCAACCTGCAGCAGAACCTGCCGGGGGCCACCTTCACCTACACGGGCACGAACCCCATCACCTGCACGGTGTGCTGGAACGGACAGCCCGGCACGTCCGGCTTCTTCCCCTTCATCGTGCAGGTGAACGATGGCGCTTGTCCGATCCCGGCCGTGCAGACCTATGTGTATGCGATCACGGTGCTTCCTGGTATGGCCATCACGGTGGACGCTGTGGACGAGAGCTGTGCGGGTGCGCAGGACGGACAGGTGGCCGTGAGCATCACGGCCGGTACAGGCCCCTTCCAATATATCTGGGCCAGCCTGCCCGACACCACGCCGACGATCCAGGTGGGCGCTGGTACCTACGCGGTCACGGTCACTGACGCCAACGGATGCGTCTCGCAACCGTCAACGGCCGTCGTGAACGCCCAAGCGCAGCCGAACCAGGCCAACGCGGGGCCCGACCTGCTGGGCTGCCTTGACGAACTGCCCATCACCCTGACCGGCACGGTGACCAACGCCACCGGCGGCATCTGGAGCGGAGGTCAGGGCGCTTTCGGCGGAACGGGCCTGAACGTGACCTACCAGCCCACTGCGGCGGAACTGAGCGCGGGCGGTGTGGACCTGCTGCTCACCACCACGGGCAATCCATTGTGCGCGGCCGACGTGGACACGGTGCATGTGGTGCTGAGCGACGACCTGCTCAATGCCGGAGCATCGGGCACGGACGCCTTGTGCCACGCGACCGCCACGGGATCGGCATCCTTCCAGCCGGTGTTGCCCGGGATGAGCTTCGTGTGGAACGCGCCCGGCGCACCCACCACGCCGCAGGCCAGCGGCCTCCCCGCCGGCACCTATGCCATCACCGTGACGGACGCAGCGGGCTGCGACACCACGCTGAGCGTCACCATCGGCCAGCCGGCCGCCCTGGCCTTGGGCGCCTTGAGCGTGGTGGATGAACCGTGCGCCGGGCAGGGTGGCGGAAGCATCAGCGCCACCGTGAACGGAGGTACGGCGCCATACACCTATGCCTGGAGCCAGGGCGCCACCACCCCGACGGTGAACGTGGGCGCCGGCACCTACACCGTGATGATCACCGATGCCAACGGCTGCGCGCCGGTGAGCGGCACGGCCACGGTGAACGCCACCACCCAACCCAACCTCGCCGATGCAGGTCCCGATGTGGTGGGCTGCCTGAACGAACTGCCGGTGACCCTGACCGGCACGGTGACGAACGCCACGGGCGGCACGTGGAGCGGCGGCACGGGCACCTGGCTGGGCAACGGCCTGACGGCCACCTACATGCCCAGCGCGGCCGAGGTGCAGCAGGGAGGCACGGCGCTCTTCCTCACCACCACCGGTAACCCCGGTTGTCCGAGCGATGTGGACACGGCGGTGGTGATCATCAGCAAGAGCTTCCTCAACGCAGGCATCAACGGCACGCCCACCAGCTGCCACGATGGCGCCAACGGCACCGCCCTCTTCACGCCGAACGACACGAGCTTCAATTACCTCTGGAACGACCCCGCGGCGCAGGCCACCAACCCGGCAACGGGTCTTTCCGCCGGTCCGTACGTCGTGGTGGTGACGGATGCACTGGGCTGCGACACGACGATGAGCATCACCATCGCTGAACCGGCCCCGCTTCAGGCCTCCCTGACCCAGAGCGGCGATCCGCTGTGCGCGGGCGGTGCGAACGGATGGGCCACGGTGAGCGCCTCGGGCGGCACGCCGGGTTACACCTACCAGTGGGACGCGGCGTCCGGGAACCAGGTGGGCCCCACGGCCAGCGGTCTCGGAGCAGGCACGTTCGGGGTCACCGCCACCGATGCCAACGGCTGCACCGTGCAGTTGAGCGCACAGTTGAGCGCACCGCCACCGATCCAATTGAGCGCCCAAGCGCCGGACACGGTGTGCGTCAACGTTCCAGTGCCGCTCACCGCTCAGACCCTCGGTGGAACGGGCAATCTGCTCGTCAGCTGGAGCGGCATCGGCACGGGCACCCAGCTCACGCATGCCTTCAGCAACTCTCAGAACGTGGTGGTGACGGTGGTGGACGCCAATGGGTGCAGCGGTCCGACCGTGACGCTGTCCGTGACGGTGCTTGACCTGAGCGACGCGCAGTTGGTCACCACCGGTCCCGGCACAGTGTGCCCGGGCGACACGGTGCAGGTGACGGCACAGGTGATGGGGTATCCGTCCTCGGTGCAGCTGTTCTGGCCGCAGCTGGGCGTGTCGGGTCCCGGTCCGCACACGGTGGTGGTGAACGCCGACATGGTGCTCACGACCACGGCCATGGACCAGTGCGGAAACACGCTGCAGGCGGTGCTGCCGATCCAGGTGGACGAGCCACCGGTGTTCACCCTCCCGCCGGTGTTCGCCGAGGGGTGCGCTCCGCTCACGGTGCAGTTCCCCGACACGCTGGTGAGCGGCAACCTCACCTACCTATGGACCTTCGGGGACGGCACCTCGTCGGCCGCTCCCGCTCCGGTGCACACGTTCCAGGCGGGCTCCTTCGCGGTGAGCCTGACCGTGACCACGGCACTGGGGTGCAGCAGCACGGCGCCGGCCCCAGGCCTGGTGATCGCGCATGCACCGCCCACGGCCGCCTTCACTGCGAGCACCACGAGCACCGACATCGACAACGCGCTGATCCACTTCACCGACGGGAGCACGGGTGCGATCAACAGCTACGCCTGGGACTTTGACGACGGCGTCACGAGCGACCAGCAGGACGTGTCGCACCAATTCCTGGACGTGGGGCTGTTCACCGTGGCATTGGTGGTGATGGACGTGCAGGGCTGCAGCGATACGGCCTGGGTGACGGTGGAGGTGACACCGGACCATGACGTGGTGATCCCCACGGGCTTCACCCCGAACCCCGGTGGCGGCAGTGGCGGCGGCTACGACCCGAACGACCTCAGCAACGACGTGTTCTACCCCTTCGCCCGTTTCGTGGAGGACTTCCGCATGCGGATCTACAACCGCTGGGGTGAACTGATCTTCGAAAGCCTCGACATCCAGCGCGGCTGGGACGGATACTACCGCGGCCAGCTAAGCCCGCAGGATGTGTACGTGTACCAGGTATGGCTGCGCTTCGTGGACGGCAAGGAGCGTCAGCTCGTGGGCGACATCACCCTGTTCCGATAA
- a CDS encoding type IX secretion system membrane protein PorP/SprF, which translates to MKRSLPLLLALAPTALLAQDPQLSQFFAAPMYLNPALTGNTYQDRIAMNYRNQWPSAVVNAFQTYAASYEHRSQKLNSGFGVMAMRDVAGANGLAFTQVAAAYSYEARIDRKSAFRGGVRAAWTNRSYDPNSFLFADQVIRDNAATSIENGFVQQVSYMDLSAGGLYYNERFWAGFSVNHLNRPQQSLFLNGDARLPMRTSVHTGYRFPLDGQRMAHSNTVGTFATHYKAQGKWDQFDVGFYVDHDKLLAGLWYRGIPGLQAYAPGYPNSDAVVLMAGYETPLQLRIVYSYDITISWLDLSSGGAHEVSLTYEWPRKAKARKHKIVPCPKF; encoded by the coding sequence ATGAAGCGAAGCCTACCCCTTCTTCTCGCGCTCGCACCGACCGCTTTGCTGGCGCAGGACCCGCAGCTGTCCCAGTTCTTCGCGGCGCCCATGTACCTGAACCCGGCGTTGACGGGCAACACGTACCAGGACCGCATCGCCATGAACTACCGCAACCAGTGGCCCAGTGCGGTGGTGAACGCCTTCCAGACCTATGCGGCCAGCTACGAGCACCGGTCGCAGAAGCTCAACAGCGGCTTCGGGGTGATGGCCATGCGGGATGTGGCCGGTGCGAACGGACTGGCGTTCACGCAGGTGGCCGCGGCCTACAGCTATGAGGCGCGCATCGACCGCAAGAGCGCGTTCCGCGGAGGGGTGCGGGCCGCCTGGACCAACCGTAGCTACGACCCCAACAGCTTCCTCTTCGCCGACCAGGTGATCCGCGACAACGCGGCCACCAGCATCGAGAACGGCTTCGTGCAGCAGGTGAGCTACATGGACCTGAGCGCCGGTGGCCTCTATTACAACGAGCGCTTCTGGGCGGGCTTCAGCGTGAACCACCTGAACCGTCCGCAGCAGTCGCTCTTCCTCAACGGCGACGCACGGCTGCCGATGCGCACGAGCGTGCACACGGGCTACCGGTTCCCGCTGGACGGCCAGCGGATGGCCCACAGCAACACGGTGGGCACCTTCGCCACGCACTACAAGGCCCAGGGCAAGTGGGACCAGTTCGACGTGGGCTTCTACGTGGACCACGACAAGCTGCTGGCGGGCCTCTGGTACCGGGGCATCCCCGGACTGCAGGCCTATGCACCCGGCTATCCCAACAGCGATGCCGTGGTGCTGATGGCCGGCTACGAGACCCCGTTGCAACTTCGCATCGTGTACAGCTACGACATCACCATCAGCTGGCTCGATCTGTCCAGCGGCGGCGCCCACGAGGTGAGCCTCACGTACGAGTGGCCGCGCAAGGCCAAGGCCCGCAAGCACAAGATCGTGCCCTGCCCGAAGTTCTGA
- a CDS encoding TonB-dependent receptor, translating to MFEEVLSYARCGSLVAVLVSLGVHAQRPDTVRTLTLRPLDVLSLHRTGIRPSADTMGTLILAGKRTEVITPGALDADLALNHGRQVFAKVPGITVWENDGSGVQLGIAARGLSPNRSWEFNMRQDGHDISADAFGYPEAYYTPPMEAVERIEVVRGAASLAFGPQFGGLVNFVLKHGAPDRPLAGELRQTLGSYGLTDTYAALGGTQGRWQHYTFLHHRQAEGWRAHSRYRTTTAHTSVRFAVSPRLRIGLAYTRADVAQQQPGGITDAQLRTDPRWSDRARNWLLLPWNVAALTAEWRPDARTVMEVKLFGILAERNSVGFTRGINSPDTVDRATGTYASRQVDRDRYANAGLEVRLRRGFTFLRHQAQLSAGLRLHSAENQRRQVGTGTTGTDADLTVSGDFGRALTLATGNAAAHAEALLPLSERVAVVPGVRVEHITSRVDGRISATGAVDSGERSRQVLLLGLGMQVRTSITTQAYANFSQGYRPVLYGDLTPAATTDVIDPDLKDTRGINADLGFRGTIREVVSFDVGAFLLHINDRVGTVVRDGVNVRTNLGASRSQGVEAYAEVDLVGLFNGGDHPARTSLALALAYGYVDARYVRWDDPAMDTDAALDVRGNQVEYAPRHILRPGLTFRHRAFSLATKASVVDAVYTNATNTDAPNAAATAGRIPGYMVMDASASWTTTAQITLSAGVNNLMDVDYATRRAGGYPGPGLLPGMGRAFYVTLAARL from the coding sequence ATGTTCGAAGAAGTCCTGTCATACGCCCGGTGCGGGTCGTTGGTCGCGGTCCTGGTCTCTCTTGGTGTGCATGCCCAGCGGCCTGACACCGTGCGCACCCTGACGCTCCGCCCGCTCGATGTGCTGAGCCTGCACCGCACGGGGATCCGACCGTCCGCCGATACCATGGGCACGCTCATCCTCGCCGGCAAACGCACCGAGGTGATCACACCGGGAGCGCTCGATGCCGACCTGGCGTTGAACCATGGCCGGCAGGTCTTTGCCAAAGTGCCGGGCATCACGGTGTGGGAGAACGACGGCAGCGGCGTTCAGCTCGGCATCGCAGCGCGCGGCCTCAGCCCCAACCGCAGCTGGGAGTTCAACATGCGGCAGGACGGGCATGACATCAGCGCGGACGCCTTCGGGTATCCCGAGGCCTACTACACGCCCCCGATGGAGGCGGTGGAGCGGATCGAGGTGGTGCGCGGCGCAGCCTCGCTCGCGTTCGGCCCTCAGTTCGGCGGTCTGGTCAACTTCGTCCTCAAGCATGGTGCGCCGGACCGTCCCCTTGCTGGAGAGCTGCGCCAGACCCTGGGCTCCTATGGGCTCACGGACACCTATGCCGCCCTCGGTGGCACGCAGGGCCGCTGGCAGCACTACACCTTTCTGCACCATCGCCAAGCCGAAGGCTGGCGTGCCCACAGCCGTTACCGCACCACCACGGCCCACACCTCGGTGCGCTTCGCGGTTTCGCCACGCCTGCGGATCGGGCTCGCGTACACCCGCGCCGATGTGGCGCAACAGCAACCCGGCGGCATCACCGATGCACAGCTGCGCACCGATCCACGGTGGTCCGACCGTGCGCGCAACTGGCTGCTGTTGCCGTGGAACGTGGCGGCGCTCACCGCGGAATGGAGGCCGGATGCGCGCACGGTGATGGAGGTGAAGCTCTTCGGGATCCTGGCCGAGCGCAACAGCGTGGGCTTCACGCGCGGCATCAATAGCCCCGACACCGTGGACCGTGCGACCGGGACCTACGCCTCCAGACAGGTGGACCGCGACCGGTACGCCAACGCCGGCCTCGAGGTCCGGTTGCGACGGGGATTCACGTTCCTGCGGCACCAAGCCCAGTTGTCAGCCGGGCTGCGCCTCCACAGCGCGGAGAACCAGCGGCGCCAGGTGGGAACAGGCACGACCGGAACGGATGCCGACCTCACCGTGTCCGGCGATTTCGGCCGCGCGCTCACCCTCGCCACCGGCAATGCGGCCGCCCACGCCGAAGCGCTGCTGCCCTTGTCCGAACGCGTGGCCGTTGTGCCGGGTGTGCGGGTGGAGCACATCACATCCCGCGTCGACGGGCGCATCAGCGCCACGGGCGCGGTGGACAGCGGCGAACGGTCGCGGCAGGTGCTGCTGCTCGGTTTGGGGATGCAGGTGCGTACCTCCATTACCACTCAGGCCTACGCCAACTTCAGCCAGGGCTATCGTCCGGTGCTCTACGGCGACCTGACGCCTGCGGCCACCACGGACGTCATCGATCCCGACCTGAAGGACACGCGCGGGATCAACGCGGACCTGGGCTTCCGGGGCACCATCCGTGAAGTGGTCAGCTTCGACGTCGGCGCGTTCCTATTGCACATCAACGACCGGGTGGGCACGGTGGTGCGCGATGGCGTGAACGTGCGCACCAACCTGGGCGCATCGCGCAGCCAGGGCGTGGAGGCCTATGCCGAGGTGGATCTGGTGGGCCTGTTCAACGGTGGCGACCATCCGGCCCGCACGAGCCTCGCATTGGCGCTGGCCTACGGCTATGTGGACGCGCGCTACGTGCGCTGGGATGACCCGGCCATGGATACGGATGCGGCGCTCGATGTGCGCGGCAACCAGGTCGAATACGCACCTCGCCACATCCTGAGGCCGGGGCTCACCTTCCGCCACCGCGCGTTCTCCCTCGCGACCAAGGCCAGTGTGGTGGATGCCGTGTACACCAACGCCACCAATACCGACGCGCCCAATGCGGCGGCCACGGCCGGTCGGATCCCCGGGTACATGGTGATGGACGCGAGCGCCTCCTGGACGACCACGGCGCAGATCACCCTATCAGCAGGGGTCAACAACCTCATGGATGTCGACTACGCCACCCGGCGCGCAGGCGGGTATCCCGGCCCAGGGCTGCTGCCGGGCATGGGCCGGGCCTTCTATGTGACCCTGGCCGCACGGCTGTAG
- a CDS encoding amidinotransferase, with translation MIPQAASAVILVRPSGFGPDPETAVSNAFQKLVNDPDIRRLTEEEFDGLLDALDRCGIGTTVLDPVDPMAPNALFPNNWFSTHADGTVVLYPMCTPSRRRERDRSLDETLEREGFLVKRLVDLSALEQADRFLEGTGSLVLDRVRNVAYAALSPRTSERGLNVWCGVMDGHQVPFLATMDGTLTGQPVYHTNVVMSIGEGFAVVCLDAMPYPVDREDVQAELERAGKVPVPITLQQMHHFVGNLLQLRSRQGPAILLSTTAFGALDPVKRRLLEAHGQLVPVALPTIEAVGGGSVRCMLAENFLERR, from the coding sequence ATGATCCCTCAAGCTGCCTCCGCCGTCATCCTCGTCCGCCCCAGCGGCTTCGGCCCCGACCCGGAGACGGCGGTGAGCAACGCTTTCCAGAAGCTGGTCAACGACCCTGACATCCGGCGGCTGACCGAGGAGGAGTTCGATGGGCTGCTGGACGCGCTGGACCGCTGCGGCATCGGCACCACGGTGCTCGACCCCGTGGACCCCATGGCGCCCAATGCCTTGTTCCCCAACAACTGGTTCAGCACCCACGCGGACGGGACCGTGGTGCTGTACCCCATGTGCACGCCGAGCCGTCGCCGAGAGCGCGATCGTTCCTTGGACGAGACCTTGGAGCGCGAGGGGTTCCTCGTGAAGCGGTTGGTCGACCTCAGTGCCTTGGAGCAGGCGGACCGTTTCCTGGAAGGCACAGGAAGCCTCGTTCTCGACCGTGTTCGCAACGTGGCTTACGCCGCGCTCTCCCCGCGCACCAGCGAGCGCGGCCTCAACGTATGGTGCGGCGTGATGGACGGTCACCAGGTGCCCTTTCTGGCCACCATGGACGGCACCCTCACAGGACAGCCGGTCTACCACACCAACGTGGTGATGAGCATCGGCGAAGGCTTCGCGGTGGTCTGTCTCGACGCGATGCCCTATCCGGTGGACCGCGAGGATGTGCAGGCGGAACTGGAGCGCGCGGGCAAAGTGCCGGTGCCGATCACCCTGCAGCAGATGCACCACTTCGTGGGCAACCTGTTGCAACTGCGTTCACGGCAGGGGCCGGCCATCCTGCTGTCCACGACAGCCTTCGGCGCCCTGGATCCGGTGAAGCGCCGCCTGTTGGAGGCGCACGGCCAGTTGGTGCCCGTGGCTTTGCCGACCATCGAGGCCGTGGGCGGGGGCAGCGTGCGCTGCATGCTCGCAGAGAACTTTCTGGAGCGCCGCTGA